A single Triticum dicoccoides isolate Atlit2015 ecotype Zavitan chromosome 2A, WEW_v2.0, whole genome shotgun sequence DNA region contains:
- the LOC119355418 gene encoding MLP-like protein 423 — protein MASKVELVVEVKSPAEKLWTAMRESTELFPKIFPEQYKSIETVEGDGKSAGTVRLIKYTEGVPMVTFAKEKVEVADDEKKVVSYSVVDGELVSFYKNFRVTVQVTDKGADGAGAVVNWTMDFDKASDEVPEPDVIKETAAKTFHDLDDYLLKN, from the exons ATGGCGTCCAAGGTCGAGCTGGTGGTGGAGGTGAAGTCGCCGGCGGAGAAGCTGTGGACGGCGATGCGCGAGTCGACGGAGCTGTTCCCCAAGATCTTCCCCGAGCAGTACAAGAGCATCGAGACCGTGGAGGGCGACGGCAAGTCCGCCGGCACCGTCCGCCTCATCAAGTACACCGAGG GGGTTCCGATGGTGACGTTCGCCAAGGAGAAGGTGGAGGTGGCGGACGACGAGAAGAAGGTGGTGTCGTACAGCGTGGTGGACGGCGAGCTGGTGAGCTTCTACAAGAACTTCAGGGTGACGGTGCAGGTGACCGACAAGGGCGCCGACGGCGCCGGCGCGGTGGTGAACTGGACCATGGACTTCGACAAGGCCAGCGACGAGGTGCCCGAGCCGGACGTCATCAAGGAGACCGCCGCCAAGACCTTCCACGACCTCGACGACTACCTCCTCAAGAACTAG